The following are encoded together in the Azospirillum lipoferum 4B genome:
- a CDS encoding anti-sigma factor family protein produces the protein MKRVTMTDINAYLDGALDERERAAFESVVESDPDAKALLAQHRQHVEELHRLYDPVLSEQVPPRMLELLRKRKG, from the coding sequence ATGAAGCGTGTGACGATGACCGATATCAACGCCTATCTGGACGGCGCCCTCGACGAACGGGAGCGCGCGGCATTCGAAAGCGTGGTCGAGAGCGATCCCGACGCAAAGGCGCTGCTCGCCCAGCATCGCCAGCATGTGGAGGAACTTCATCGCCTGTACGATCCGGTCCTGAGCGAGCAGGTCCCGCCCCGCATGTTGGAGCTGCTGCGCAAGCGGAAAGGCTGA
- a CDS encoding SDR family oxidoreductase yields MAQQESRQPPQHQDSRPGHQAPMDPQPSETRPGYRGSGKLRDKVALITGGDSGIGRAIAVLYAREGAKVGILYLNEDEDARETRRLVEAEGQPCTILSGDVGQEETCRKAVESMIGEHGRIDILINNAAEQHPQTSIEDITAEQLERTFRTNIFGQFFMVKAALPHMNEGACIVNTTSVTAYKGSPELLDYSATKGAIVAFTRSLSMALADRGIRVNAVAPGPIWTPLIPSTFDEEKVESFGGNVPMKRAGQPDEVAPCFVFLASDDSSYMSGQVLHPNGGTVVNG; encoded by the coding sequence GTGGCTCAGCAGGAGAGCAGGCAGCCGCCCCAGCACCAGGACAGCCGGCCCGGCCATCAGGCGCCGATGGATCCTCAACCATCCGAAACCCGGCCCGGCTATCGCGGCAGCGGCAAGCTGCGCGACAAGGTGGCGCTGATCACCGGCGGCGACAGCGGCATCGGCCGCGCCATCGCCGTGCTGTACGCCCGCGAAGGCGCCAAGGTCGGCATCCTGTACCTGAACGAGGATGAGGACGCCCGCGAGACCCGCCGGCTGGTCGAGGCGGAGGGCCAGCCCTGCACCATCCTGAGCGGCGACGTCGGCCAGGAGGAAACCTGCCGCAAGGCGGTGGAAAGCATGATCGGCGAGCATGGGCGCATCGACATCCTGATCAACAACGCGGCCGAGCAGCACCCGCAGACGTCGATCGAGGACATCACCGCCGAACAGCTGGAGCGGACCTTCCGCACCAACATCTTCGGCCAGTTCTTCATGGTGAAGGCCGCCCTGCCGCATATGAACGAGGGCGCCTGCATCGTCAACACCACCTCGGTCACCGCCTACAAGGGCAGTCCGGAACTGCTGGACTATTCGGCGACCAAGGGCGCCATCGTCGCCTTCACCCGGTCGCTGTCGATGGCGCTGGCCGACCGCGGCATCCGCGTCAACGCGGTCGCCCCCGGCCCGATCTGGACCCCGCTGATCCCCTCGACCTTCGACGAGGAGAAGGTGGAGAGCTTCGGCGGCAACGTCCCCATGAAGCGGGCCGGCCAACCCGACGAGGTGGCGCCGTGCTTCGTCTTCCTGGCGTCGGACGATTCTTCTTATATGTCGGGCCAGGTCCTGCACCCGAATGGCGGAACGGTGGTGAACGGCTGA
- a CDS encoding sigma-70 family RNA polymerase sigma factor — protein sequence MAYSFENELIRCMPNLQRYACKLTRDANAAEDLLQDCLARALSRQHRFEPGTNMQAWLTTMLKNLHFNNLQRDRHVTKVELWDGAMSVDAAQMSRLVFRDVDRAFSTLTPSQRKVVKLVAIEGRPYQEAAETLNVSIGTIRSRLCRARERLNNLMAA from the coding sequence ATGGCGTACTCGTTCGAAAACGAACTGATCCGCTGCATGCCGAACCTGCAGCGCTATGCCTGCAAACTGACCCGCGACGCCAACGCCGCAGAGGACCTGCTGCAGGACTGCCTGGCCCGAGCCCTGTCGCGGCAGCATCGTTTCGAACCCGGCACGAATATGCAGGCATGGTTGACCACCATGCTGAAGAACCTGCATTTCAACAACCTGCAGCGCGACCGCCATGTGACGAAGGTGGAGCTGTGGGACGGCGCCATGTCCGTCGATGCGGCGCAGATGTCGCGTCTGGTCTTCCGCGACGTCGACCGTGCCTTCTCCACCCTCACCCCCAGCCAGCGCAAGGTGGTCAAACTGGTCGCCATCGAAGGCCGGCCCTATCAGGAGGCCGCGGAAACGCTGAACGTTTCCATCGGCACCATCCGCTCCCGCCTGTGCCGCGCGCGGGAACGGCTGAACAACCTGATGGCCGCCTGA
- a CDS encoding GNAT family N-acetyltransferase has translation MLLAIEEQSFATDRMTRRNFRYAILKAKGVVLVAERQAGDRSGDCPSDIGNRPVAYGVLGFHAGTPFARLTSFAVESDSRGRGIARRLLSALEDAAAAHGCAGIRLEVRADNAVAIALYTAAGYRRFAVYPAYYEDDMAALRLEKPLAALSPATS, from the coding sequence GTGCTGCTGGCAATCGAGGAGCAGAGCTTCGCGACCGACCGGATGACACGGCGCAACTTCCGCTATGCGATCCTGAAAGCAAAAGGTGTGGTCCTTGTGGCCGAGCGCCAAGCGGGCGACAGGTCCGGCGACTGCCCATCGGACATCGGGAACCGGCCGGTGGCCTATGGCGTGCTGGGCTTCCACGCCGGAACGCCCTTTGCCCGCCTCACCTCCTTCGCCGTGGAATCGGACAGCCGCGGCCGTGGAATCGCCCGCCGCCTGCTATCGGCGCTGGAGGATGCCGCGGCGGCCCATGGCTGTGCCGGGATACGGTTGGAGGTCCGGGCGGACAACGCTGTGGCCATCGCTCTCTACACCGCCGCCGGTTACCGGCGCTTCGCCGTCTATCCCGCCTATTACGAGGACGACATGGCGGCACTGCGCCTGGAAAAGCCGCTCGCGGCGCTTTCGCCGGCCACAAGCTGA